Below is a genomic region from Equus quagga isolate Etosha38 chromosome 17, UCLA_HA_Equagga_1.0, whole genome shotgun sequence.
CTGCTGCTCACACATCAAGATAGAGACAGGCAGGATCAGAAGTGTGAGTCCCTGATGCCAAGGTGGCAGGTGCGGTCAGTGAGCTGAGAATTcgttatttttctcattcttggtCCAGTTACATACAGAAATGGCCCCTGGAGTTACGAGACCAGGAGATAGGGCCAGGCACCAGGGGAAGGCGAAGGGGGTGCTGGCAGTGCTGGAGCTGGAGTCCTGGGGAAGGGTGTGCTCCCTCTCAGGGTGGGACTGGGGACAGGTGCAAGTGCAGGATTTCCTCTGCCCGCTTCAGGTACTCGGCTGCCTTCTTCTTCACACCCTCCCGGCGGGCAGGCGATGGGTCACCTGTGGAGAGAGGATGGCTCAGCTGAGGTACCTGGCCCAGGTACCTAACTTCAGAACCCCTGGTCTGGCCCCTTCCAGTTCACAGAGCATCAACAGGTGCCTTTACCCCCCTCCCTGGGAGTCAAAtctattctccccattttacaaataagaaaactgaggccacaagaggaaaagaaagtgcccaaggttacacagctagccAGTGAAGAGCAATTCTGATGCCTGAACTGCTGGGTTTTGACTCTGCCTCCCCTTCACTGCACCATCCAGGACCCCAGGCCTGAGCACCCCCTCTCTAACCATACTCACTGGGAACTCCCTGGAGCAGGATGTGCACGCCATCCCGGTAGCCCTGCAGAGCCGCAGGGTAGGCGCCTGCCTTCTCGTCTCGCAGGGCCTGAGTGATGAGCTCTGTGGCTTGGCTCAGATAGGCAGGGGCGGGCCCTCCTTCCTCGTCCgcttcctcttcctgccctcctggctCCCACGGTTCCTGGTCCAGCCTTTCGGTCTCTGCCTCCATCGCTGCCAGCTCACTTATGTGGGCAGGACTGGGGCCTGCACCTTCTACAATCAAATATGGAGGACTCAGGCCAGACTGGCCATCCCTTTCCCAGGGCCTGCTGCTCATCCCTAGACCTCTCTTGCCCATCAGGGTACCAACCCAACCCCAGTGCAACGGAGCAGTGCCCGAGCAATCCAGAAGCCACTTGTGCAGAGCAAATTAGCCATGATCTACTTGATCGCTGGAGTTCATGTGCTTTTGTAAAAACAGCCTTATCTTCCTAATTCTTTCTTTAGGGACACTTTGCCAGTAGTTTGCAAGCTCTGGGTCACTgtgctactttctttttttttttttttatttttttttttttttttcctttttctccccaaagccccccagtacatagttgtatttcttcgttgtgggtccttctagttgtagcatgtgggacgctgcctcagcgtggtttgatgagcagtgccatggattcgaaccaacgaaacactgggccacctgcagcggagcgcacagacttaaccactcggccacggggccagcccctgctgttCTACTTTCTTCCTGACTACAGTTGATCTATAAATCTAAGAGTTCCCTCCACAAAGTTTACTGAAGGATGCTAGACCAACGGTAGAAATGCTCCAAGCCTTGGAATAACAGATTCAGAGAATCTCAGGGCTTTTTTGAGGTCTTACAATTTCAGCTGAGGCCTCACATATGAAGACAGTGGTGGTAGGCATCCTCACGTTCCAGAGAGAGGGGCTCATTATATCCCCTAGGACTGGCAAAGAAGTGGTCAAACATCCCCTCTGCAGCTTACACACAAGGAAGCTAGAGATCTGGTGAGTCTTTGGCATTTCGAAAGGACTTTGAAGGGAAGGTGCGAGTGCAGGAAGCGCCGTAGCACACCCCTGTCCTGGAGAGGGAAGGGCGGGCATCTCTCCAACCCCATCCAAGTGACCCCAAGAGGAGACCAGGGGCCTCAGGCACGAAGGGAAGATGGTATGTCACTTCTCAGCGGGACCTACAGCCCTCCCTGTGTCGCTAATGGAACAGAAGGCAGAAGAGTTCTTGGGACACTCGAATGCTCTAGTTCAGGAGTTTGGTGTATATGATGAAGACAGAGCCAAGTGCGGGCTCCTTGCTGGAGAAGTCTGATGGTGAGAGGGTCGCTGGAGCTGCCCATAACAGCAGGGCAAGGAGAGGAAGCAGCATGGATTCACAGGGCAAGGATTTGAGAGCTTTCCAGTGGGCTGAGGGAATGTCTCATGGGAGTCACCTCTGAGGACAGGGTCCTGCCCGAGCAGCTGCCCACCGGGCATCCCAGGGGGCTCAGCTGGGGCAAGGCAGAATAGTGGCAAAAAAGGGAAGCCAACAAAATGGGCTTAAAAAGACTGTtgagggagctggccccgtggccgagtggttaagttcgcacgctctgcttcggcagcccagggtttcgctggtttggatcctgggcacagatatggcaccactcatcaggccatgtggaggtggcgtcccacacagcagagccagaaggacccacaactagaatatacaactatgtactggggggctttggggagaagaagaagaaaaaaacagattggcaacagatgttagctaggtgccaaaaaaaaagagtgttgaggaataaaaaatgaaactgtttCATGATGACGCCAAAGTGAGATCAGCCACTTCAAGACCCCAGTTGCTGTAACAGCATAAACTCAGAGATTTCAGAACAAAGGGATCCAGTGTGTCAGAGCCTGGGACCATCAGATCTCTAGATCTCAGAGCCAGGGACTCAGGACCTGGCCCTCCATGGGGGCCCTTCTGTCTCTGGTCCCCCGCACACCGGCAGCTGCTCTGGGGgcttcccctctgctctctgagcCAAGGCCTCACCTCCCTTGACTAACAGTCCTCTCCTGCCTGCAGGATCTGCAGCCGGACCCTGAGCCAGCCAAGCAACACCCATCCTGGGCTTCCAATGGAAGGAACCTAAAACCCTCCTAGAGCAGTGTGATCCCTGCtcattccagaactttctcaGGGAGCAGATCCCATCGTGGGAAGTGGCTCATTCTCTTTGTCCATCATTGTTCAGTGTACAGCAGGGTACAGCTTGCAAAGCCATAGCCAGGGCTGAGGCACCCGGGGAGGGGCGGCGGCTTCTAGTTCTCATCAACGCTGCCATTTGCCTGCAGGGGGCGCCATTCTCGGGCTTACACAGGCACCACAGGGCtagctcctggctctgcctgcctccttgTCCCTAAGgagctcctgccccagccccccgcACCCCTGCACCAGCTTGTTACCTTCCTTAGAGAAGGGGTCGAAGAGGGCAAGCTCAGCCTCCGTGAGGGGGCCTCGGGCAGGGGAACTGGACGCCTCCTCGGTGCTCCCACAGTCAAAGAGGAGATCCAaggcctcctgggcagggctggatGGTGGGGGGTCCCCTGAGGAACAGATCATGGGGGACATTCACGGCTGCCCATCTGTTCCCAGCTTTCAAAACGGAACAACCCTCTCCCTGAACCCCTGCAGCCATCAGGGGAACAGATAAGCCCACTTTTCGGgtttgtgcccattttacagattaagaaactgtgGCCGAGAGAAAGGACAAGGCCTGTACAGAGTCCTTAGCAGGTTAGTGGTAGACCAGCTGGGACACACCCCAGGGTTTTTACTAAGATCACCGAGGAAGGAGTGTGCCCTCCACCTCCAGACCCTCCAGCCCTGGCTCCCTCGCCCTCTCTGACGTACCTGGCACCTCCAActcctccaggcccctcctctcCGCAGGGAGTGGCTGGGGCAACCAGGGCTCATCAGGCGGGGGTGTGGGGATCAGAGGGGGTGGCAGGATGTGCAGGTCCCTGGACACCTCGGAGGGCTGTgtcacctcccctccctgcaggAGAGAGAGACCAGCATTGGGGAGTGACAGGCTGCAGCCTGGTGGGCAGGAGGCTTCccaggtgctggggtggggggcgagCAGGTGCACATACCCGGAAGAACTCCTTGAGTTGGGGGCTGTTGTTGAGCGCAGGAATGTGCACAGTGAAGCGAAGCAAGTCCTCAGCCCCTTTCCGCCGCTCCTCGATCACCGAAGCTTCGAAGCGGCCTGCAGCAACCCAGGACGAAGGGTGGGGACAGAAGCAGTGACCACTTTTCCTGGTTCTGCCTGAGAGGATCCCAGCAGCCCGCTGTCCCCTCCCCATTCTCCCAGCAATCTTCCCTGGCGCCTCCAGGGGTGAGGGCGCTCGCAAGGAGGGACCAATCTCCCTCTTCACCCATTtaccagatatttattgagcgcctactatgtgctaaCTTCAGAGGGTGAATGAGAGAGAAGCAAGGTCTCCACCCTCATGGATATTACATCCTAGACAGGGGAGGCAGGCAACCAACAAGAAACCAAACAATCTCAGACAACTTTGATGTGACgtggaggaaagtgaggctccgagaggggaagtgacttgcccaaggtcacacagcaagcagcCCCATTTTTATAGTTTCACTGCTCTGTTCTAGGTATCATGCAGAGTTCTCTAACTCTGGCCTGGTTATCGTGCTGCCAAGGGGAAAAGCCTGCTGCACCCCCAACTGCTGCCATAACCTGCCGGCAGCGACCCTTCATCTTGCAGCAAAAGGCATGTCATGTGACTCTAGACACAAGTAACAGCTCTGCCCTGTCCAACAGAGATATAATACGAGGGGCTGACCCGGTgccacagaggttaagttcgcacgttctgcttcttggtgacccagggttcgctggttcggatcccgggtgcagacatggcaccgtgtggcaaaagccatgctgtggtaggcgtcccacgcataaagcagaggaagatgggcacggatgttagctcagggccagccttcctcagcaaaaagaggaggattggcagcagttagctcagggctaatcttcctcaaaaaaaaaaaaaattattgagccAGTTGACACTCTTTTTTCAGTGTGCATTCCACTCGTACAGCTCAGACTCGCCACAGCTCTGCTGCTCCACACGGGGCTCACGGCTGCTGTGTTTGGACAGCGCAGGTCTAGCGGAAACACTGGCTTGTGGGCAggaattctggttctgccacttacaggccaatcctcttcctctccctgagcctcagttgcctcatcttgAAAATGGGGCTAATGAGGACAGGACTGTTAAAGGGCCACACGCTCAATAAGGGCGAGGCtgctccgagcctcagtttccccatctgtaaagtgagaccATCTTGAAGGGCCCTTCCGGCTCTCTGAAACGTGTCTTTGCTGGGAGCTTCAGGCACCCTCCATCCAGCCCCCACCAGCAGGGTCCCCTTtgccagctctccctccctctttggcCTGAAAGCCTGGCTCAACACTCACCAAACACCTGGGCGCGGGGGAAGGCGGGAAACTCCTCCAGGCGGCGGAAGAGGTTGCGGTGAGTGTAGGCCAGGTCTCCATGCAGCTTGCGGAAGTCGCTGTAGCGCTTCCAGACCACCACCTACGAGGGACGAGGGTCGAGGGATGAGGGATGGGGGACAAGGGATGGGACGCTTGACCcggcccacccccagcctggtCCTAGggtgggtgtggacagggcacagcgtcccctcctcccagggccagGGAGGAAGCGGGGCTGGTCTCCTCGCAGAGTGACCAGTGGTTCCTTTACATTTCCAGATCTGGAATGGGGGAATGGTCCCCCTTCCTCCCAGGAGCCTCACCTCTTTGACATCCTCTGGGTCCCTCTTTGAGATGAACtgaggaaaaaaggcaaaagccAGGTGAGACCAGAGACTGACATCCGATACCCCATCACCCTGTACGATCCGAGGAGGCCCCAGGTACCTCCCAGCCCCTCTCAAAGGGGCAGTGCCCTTTGGCCACTGGCGTCAAGGTGTCCTGGCTTTAAGACTTTGAGCGTAACTTGGAGCAGTTTTTCTACTatgaacctcagcttcctcatctgtcaaatgggaggATCCCCACAGGCCCGGCCAGACGGCTCCATCCTCAGCCCAACTTTGATCGCAGTTCCTTCAAAGGGCCAAGTCCCGCATCTTCTTCTGAAACCACAGCACCCCAAGTTCTCTCGAGAACCGAGGTTCCATCCCAGGAGCCCCTCCTTCCTTAATGGAGGAAGCCCCTGCACTCAAACACTCCGAGACCCCGAAGAAACCGTCATGGGGTTGTGACCCCTGGAGGAGCAGACTGGGGTCGGAGGTGGAAAGGAGACTCGCTTCCATTACTACTGGTTCACGATAATTGAAAAATAACATCCTACAGCTTGGAATATCTGACAGTTCTCAACAGCTCCTGTTCGTTTTCCTAGATTCCCAGCAAGGCAGACATGATTAACGtgcccatttcaaagatgaggaaatggaggcccagaggggGGGCCGTGACTGTGCCAGGTCACACACCCAGTAAGAGGGACTGATGGGCCTGACACCCTGGCCTTTGCTTTTCACAACAGATTTGcctaaaatattttgagtaaaagaAACTATGATTAAAAACCACTGAGGAAGGTATAcctgacaaaggactcatatccagaGCATATATAAGGAACTCCCACAAATCAATATcaaaaagaccaacaacccaactttaaaaaacgggcaaagtaCTTGAACAGGTGCCTCTCACAAACGAAGATGTTTGAATGGCCAATAAGATTATGACATATGCTCAGcaccattagtcatcagagaaatgaaaattaatactTCAGTGAGACACTACATACCCACCAAGAATGGCTACAATCAAGATGCTGATGCTATCGCGTGCTGGTGAGAACAGGAGTCTAAAacagtacaaccactttgggaaactggCACTTTCTAGGAAAGCTATACATCTGCCCATCAAATGActgagcaattccactcctaggcatatatcAAGGAGAAAAAGGGCATATTTCCGTAAAAAgacttgtgcacaaatgttcatacgACTTTActcaaaacaactaaaaaatttttttagaaacaacccaaatgtccaacaacaggagaatgaataaacaaatagtggtatattcacacaatggactactattacaagcaatcaaaaggaacaaactacttaCACATCCCACAACACAGATGAATTCCAAAAACACTAAGCAGAGTGAAAAACAGTACTTGCTGTGCAATTCCATTCGTATGAGGCTCAAGAACAGACACAttaatctatggtgacagaagtCAGGATAGCAGTTACCTCTGTGGGAAGAGGACTCTGATTGGAAATGTGCAAAGAagctttctggggtgatgaaaaggtCTGTATCTCAATCTGAGTGGTGTTTGCACAGATGTATACATGTGTAAAAAttattgagctgtacacttaagatctgtgcctATTACTTTATGCATATTATGTCTccgtttaaaaaatttaaaaagtgaagcaataaaaaaattgaagaataccAGCAAATGACAAACACAAGCTGCAGAACGCCACTGTGTGTAAATAATGGTAATAAAGTGAACgcatatatttgcttttaaatgagtttatctgcaagaataaataagaaactaCCAGCAACGGTTCCATGAAGACAATGAATGGGGATGGTAAGGGAGGAATAATGATTTatctttaaaagttataaaaacatGAAAGTAATGCACGTTACTTGGTTAAAAAGCCAAAAGgaagatttaaaggaaaaggtTACAGTCCCTCCCCATCCTTCAGTTCATCTTCTCAGGGAcgctttttatttgtatttttaggcATAGGAGAGATATTATaaaagatttggggaaagttCATTTTAAACATCTAGGATTCTGCACTTAAATCCCTTTGGAAGCGTCTTCACGTTTTGCCTCATCTCAATAGTTTCTAACGCATCGGTTTAATAGTTGCCCAGTTCAAAACTCTAGAGGGACAAAAAATTTACAGTGAGAGGTCATCCCCCAAAGATATCATTCTGCAGATTTTCTGTTATACTCTTACTATTTTAGATTGTTTTCGTGGTTTCCAATGTGTCTCTACAGATGTGCCTATAACGCTGTGACCGTCCCGTATTTCACCTTTAGTCCTTATCGACTCCCTGCTGCGACTGTGAAGGCAGAGACTTACTCCTTAAGTTCTTTGCGTATGAATATTTCAAGTTACAGACAGATtaacttttggaaaattaaaaataactaaactcTTTAAAGGTCTTTCATGTAAATATCAAACAAAGCAATAAACAAAACTTACTCCAATAGACTGGAGAACTACTATTTGGGCTGAGTCACAATTTTCATATCAACTTAAAGAAATTCAGTCTGAACCCCAGACGCGACGGGTCGAGCGTGGGCACCCACACCCCACGGGTCTGGGAAGGGCCGTCCACGCCCTTTTAAAAGGACAGCGCCCTCCGATGGCCCCGCCCCTTGAGGGCTAAAGAAGTAAACGAACGCTCCCGCCACAGCCTCCCCTTAAAGGGGAAATCCATTTCTGTCGTCTAAGAAGGGCGCTTCCAGCAGCTCCTTGCCTTAAGATAAAACACGGCTCCGCCTCTTGTTAAAAGGGTAAAGGTCCCCGCTGGGCCCCACCTCACCTGCGCGGTCACTTTGTACTCGGTGTAGCCCTTGGGGTGCGTGCGGGGATCGGAGACTGTGTAGTGCCGCAGGAAGTCGTCCTTGGCCTGGCGGGACATGGCAACCGAGCCGCAGCGGAGCCGACCGCCGGCCTCCGCCTCCTCCGGCGTCGCCCCCGCCCCTCCGGGGCCGCCTCCGCCGGCCACCGCCTCTCCTGGGCCTGCGCCCTTCACCCCGGGGCCCAGGGAGCTGGTCGCAAGTGACGGCGCAGTTCTCGGCCGGGCGCGCTGCCAAGGGAACGTCTTAAAAGTTCTCGGTCGTTGGTAAAGCGTAAACTAGGTTATTTAAGAATAAGGATTCGGGAGGTTTGATCTCTCATCTCTGCCAAGCGATCAAGCCCACCCTATCCGAGCGTAAACCCTCATCACGTGTCTCCAAACGACTTCTCATCTGCTTCCAATTCCCTTctttcatccatccacccaactTTTATTGTGTCCAATACGTGCCAGACGTAGCCAAGTTATTTCCCCGTCTCCCTCCATAGGATTCGCTAAATCACGTTTTCTGGAAGGGTGAGGGGAGCACGAGGGTATCACCGGTTCTGAAGTCAGACTTCTTACTTAGCTGTATGAGTTTCCATGACtactcaagcctcagtttctcatctctaGAATGGGGATGTTTATAATGGAATCTGCTGCCGgggatgtttctttttttcctttattgatcTGTCCAGCATTCACCTCCGCTTCTGTTAGTTCCGTAGCACCAGATCTTTGTTGGAGGGAGTTCTCTTGTATGTGTAGCCCTCCAGCCTCCTACCCCAGAATCCAAAGGTGCCAGCTCCTTTCCTTGCCCCAGGTCCCAGATGAGGGGGGCAGACTGTCTCCCGAATCCTGAGTGAGTGACAGAGGGCACAGTGTCTGGCAAGGGGACCACTTGTTCCTGGAGTAcagtgttggctgtgggtttggcTGCCCAGCCTCTGGAGCACTCTGTTCCTCAAGCATGGACGTCCAGCCTCCATGAGAATGTCATGAGTCCCCAGCATCCTTCCAAGAAAGGTCCTTTCTGCTGAAGGCAATTGTAATCTGTGTCTGGGGCGGGCCATCGAGCACCCTGACTGATACCACTGCCACCAGGTTATGGAGCTTAAATGCAGTCACGTGGGTGAAGGGTTCAATGGCTCATGACCGCTCTTGTTACCGGAACCCAAAGGTGgacattccagaaagaaacacaaaggagATTTCCAAATCAGACTCTTGGAAGCTCGGAAACGAGGTAGTTCCTCCAAGAGGTgttggggaggaggctgggatggGGTGGTGGCCCCTCACACGACACACCCCAGGGCGTCTCTAAAGGAGCCCTCTGGACATGGCTCCTGCTCTCCAAAGCTCTCCGGGCAGGGCTGCGGCCCCGGTCTCCTCCTcgcccttccttccctccccgccCTGGCCCAGCAGCTCCCAGTTCTCTCCTTTGCCCCTTCTTTCTCCCTGTCCCCTCCAAGCCCTTTCCTATCTGGATCAATTTAGCCCCCGGCCTTTTCCAGATCTCCAATTCCGCCAGTTCCATCACTAAGAGAAGCAGACAGAAGAGTCTTTTTTGAAGGTAGGGGAGAGGGGAAAGCTGCAAAATCACAGCTGTAGGGGGCCTGCTCCCCACATTCCCACTAGGTCTCCTGGACCATGAGATGCAGACTTCCTGCCGCAGCCCATCCTTCCCAGCCACAGGCCTTTGAGATGAGCACAGccttgttattttcttgtttgtctctAACCATGCATAATTTGCTTTTCAAATCAAGAGTGTTCTTTACTAAGGGTCCCAGGAGGACTTGAACACTGGGGTGACTCACCCGGATCAGCGGACGGCTGAGTTCACATTGGTTGGATGTGCTTGAGCTCCTACTGgttcaaataatgataattatagcCAACATTCTACAGTGTTTATGACACACAACACACCCACGCACTTGGTCCTCATCCCAACCCTAGGAAGTAGCTGCCATTATCTTTCccctgatggggaaactgaggcaaagacaGGTTAGGCAACTTGCTCAGCATCAaccagtgagtggcagagctaagGTTTGGCTCTGGAGCCTGGGTGTGATCATTTGCCACAGGGTTTGGGAACATGGGGACCAGTGTCACCCTGCAGAGGACAGCAGGGGTGGTTCTAATTTTCTACACTGAAGAAcagtttatgttttattttttgaggaagatcagccttgagctaacatctgctgccaatcctcctctttttgctgaggaagactggccctgagctcacatccgtgcccatcttcctctactttatatgtgggacgcctaccacaccatggcttgccaagtggtgccatgtccgcacgtgggatccaaaccagcaaaccctgggccgccgaagcggaacgtgcgaacttaaccgcggtgccaccgggccggccccaacagttTATGTTTTAAGATTGTCCACCCAACCTCCAATTCCCTTTTTCCATCCTAACAGAGCCCAGATTTTGCAGGGGTCTCCCCTCCAGGAAGGGAGCCTGGTGCCAGTTTGGAGTAAATGTCTGTCTCTTTCTGACCTTCCCCTTGGGAAAACCGCCCTTCCCTCAGTAGACACAGCAGGCCGCCTCTCGCTGGCGCTGAATCTCGAGCAGAGACAAAAACTGGAACTAGTTAGCAGAGTGTAGTGGCTGAGCGTGCTGGGTCCGAATCCCAGCTCCCCCTACTTCCTAGCTGGGTGGCTTTGAGCAAGTCACATTGTGCGCCCCACCCTGCGACCCCCGCCGTGAGCCAGCCCTGCTTGATGCTCACATCCTCCTACACCTGAGTCCTCAGCCCTCCCCATTTCCCAGGAGCCCTTGCTCTTCAGCTTGAGCCAATGCTGCCTCGTACAGCTGTGCAGGTTGTCCACATGCATGTGGGTTCCTGGCTACAGCCAGAAGTTGAGAGCTGAAATTCAGCCCAGGTCTCATTCAACAAGCCATAAGCCCCAGGTAGGGCCGTgtgcctttttctaattcacaccCATGAGGGCAGCAGTTGCTCTAGTAAActgt
It encodes:
- the SNX15 gene encoding sorting nexin-15, which gives rise to MSRQAKDDFLRHYTVSDPRTHPKGYTEYKVTAQFISKRDPEDVKEVVVWKRYSDFRKLHGDLAYTHRNLFRRLEEFPAFPRAQVFGRFEASVIEERRKGAEDLLRFTVHIPALNNSPQLKEFFRGGEVTQPSEVSRDLHILPPPLIPTPPPDEPWLPQPLPAERRGLEELEVPGDPPPSSPAQEALDLLFDCGSTEEASSSPARGPLTEAELALFDPFSKEEGAGPSPAHISELAAMEAETERLDQEPWEPGGQEEEADEEGGPAPAYLSQATELITQALRDEKAGAYPAALQGYRDGVHILLQGVPSDPSPARREGVKKKAAEYLKRAEEILHLHLSPVPP